A part of Silvimonas soli genomic DNA contains:
- a CDS encoding DeoR/GlpR family DNA-binding transcription regulator: MLTRQRKQHLLAVLKRDGQIQARAISQELGLSEDTIRRDLRELAAEGLLQRVHGGALPASPAVGDFAQRQQIASAAKAAIAKAAAGLISDGQIVILDGGTTAVQLARSLPATLRATVVTHSPSVAVELVQHAGVDVVMIGGRLFKHSIVNVGAAALESLAHIRADIFFMGVTGVHASEGLSTGDMEEAYMKRALMARAAETVVLASSEKLNAASPYVIAPITEASTIIVERDTKPALLNAFINAGTHILLA; the protein is encoded by the coding sequence ATGCTCACCCGTCAGCGCAAACAACATCTGCTCGCCGTTCTGAAGCGGGACGGCCAGATTCAGGCCAGAGCCATCAGCCAGGAACTGGGTTTGTCGGAGGACACCATCCGCCGCGATTTGCGCGAACTGGCAGCAGAAGGATTGTTGCAACGGGTGCATGGTGGCGCCCTGCCCGCTTCGCCAGCGGTGGGTGATTTTGCCCAGCGTCAGCAAATTGCCTCAGCAGCCAAAGCCGCCATTGCCAAGGCGGCGGCCGGGCTGATCAGTGACGGGCAAATTGTGATCCTGGATGGCGGCACCACCGCCGTGCAGTTGGCGCGCTCGCTCCCTGCGACATTGCGCGCGACGGTGGTCACACACAGCCCGAGCGTGGCGGTAGAACTGGTCCAGCATGCGGGCGTAGATGTGGTCATGATCGGCGGCCGGCTGTTCAAGCATTCCATCGTCAATGTCGGCGCGGCCGCGCTGGAATCCCTGGCGCATATCCGGGCGGATATTTTCTTTATGGGTGTCACCGGCGTGCATGCCAGTGAAGGCCTGAGCACCGGCGATATGGAAGAGGCCTATATGAAGCGGGCATTGATGGCACGGGCGGCAGAAACGGTCGTGCTGGCATCGTCCGAAAAGCTCAACGCCGCTTCTCCCTACGTGATTGCGCCGATCACCGAAGCCAGCACCATCATCGTCGAGCGCGACACCAAGCCTGCGCTATTGAATGCGTTTATCAACGCCGGTACGCATATTCTGCTGGCGTGA
- the kdpE gene encoding two-component system response regulator KdpE: MNSQSATIVIIEDEPQIARFVAMTVEGAGMQTHHASTARQGLIEAGTRQPDLLVLDLGLPDGDGIDLIRELRTFSEVPILVLSARSQEGDKVAALDAGADDYLTKPFGVNELLARVRVLLRRHAKDAPGDGKVALGEVEIDLVARTVTRNGESIHLTPIEYRLLATLIRHAGKVITHRQLLLEVWGPAYVEHSHYLRIYMGHLRQKLEDEPAQPRHLLTESGVGYRLLIAG, encoded by the coding sequence ATGAACAGCCAGAGCGCCACCATCGTCATTATTGAAGACGAGCCGCAGATTGCCCGTTTTGTGGCCATGACCGTGGAAGGGGCGGGCATGCAGACACATCACGCCAGCACGGCGCGCCAGGGGCTGATAGAGGCCGGAACGCGCCAGCCGGATTTACTGGTGCTGGATCTGGGCCTGCCCGATGGCGATGGCATTGATCTGATTCGCGAGCTGCGCACCTTCAGCGAGGTGCCGATTCTGGTGCTGTCGGCGCGCAGCCAGGAAGGCGATAAAGTCGCCGCGCTGGATGCCGGGGCGGACGATTATTTGACCAAACCGTTTGGCGTGAACGAATTGCTGGCTCGCGTGCGGGTATTGCTGCGGCGGCATGCCAAAGATGCGCCGGGCGATGGCAAAGTCGCGCTGGGCGAAGTGGAGATTGATCTGGTCGCCCGCACCGTCACCCGCAATGGCGAGTCCATTCACCTCACGCCAATTGAGTACCGTCTGCTGGCAACCTTGATTCGCCACGCGGGCAAGGTGATTACCCATCGCCAGCTATTGCTGGAGGTGTGGGGGCCTGCTTATGTGGAACACAGCCACTATCTGCGCATCTATATGGGGCACCTGCGGCAGAAACTGGAAGATGAACCGGCGCAACCCCGACATCTGCTCACTGAATCAGGCGTGGGTTATCGCTTGCTGATCGCCGGTTAA
- a CDS encoding sensor histidine kinase produces MTDDLRPNPDQLLAELQADEAVAHRGKLKIFFGANAGVGKTWAMLTQAHSRQREGADVLVGLVETHKREETAALLGGLSLLPRRTLTYRDKAFEEFDLDAALARKPQLILVDELAHSNVVGSRHPKRWQDIEELLAAGIDVYTTVNVQHLESLNDIVGSLTGVRVRETVPDQVFDAADDIALVDLPPDELLKRLHEGKVYLPGNVARARDSFFRKGNLIALRELALRRTADRVDAELRRHPAAGSAPGETLLAAIAPGLAGETLVRHTARLAGRLKVSWCAVTVETPTLLRSNTKLASARRNLDLAESLGAKTAMLPGPNVPEALAAYASDHDMGTVVIGKPPRRLNILESYAAKLARLSPNLTVQIVGVAPAPVERIDPWAVIGRRWQGAVWALIGCGISTIIAAQLTQVFDLANVIMLYLLSVLLVSVRFGRFAGALSSLLSVAAFDFFFVPPKMSFTVADTQYLLTFGIMLTVALTLSQMSARLRFQAEIATQRERRTAALYELSQALSGALMREQVVELALAHLAPRFQTDIGLALPDMDEQLHQEGGMALDLAVADWVYRHGEEAGQGTGTLAAATAFYLPLTAPMRVRGVLALIPKGDWLGDREEKRFLQTCAAQIGLALERVHFVEVAQNALVSMEGERLRNHLLSAISHDLRTPITVLLGLASTLSESPYAAPPARDIAHQLVGEIRRMNDLVNNLLDMARLQAGEVRLRQDWQAVEEVVGTSLRSLELRLVEHPVQLDIPADLPLVEFDAVLMERVLVNLVDNAIKYTPFGTPITIAARAAPQKLIITVADTGPGLPPGREEMIFSKFTRGQTESATAGVGLGLALCRAIVAAHGGTITAANAQGGGAVFTVALPRRAPPALPDPENLLQDPIA; encoded by the coding sequence ATGACCGACGACCTGCGCCCCAACCCTGACCAACTGCTTGCCGAATTGCAGGCCGATGAAGCCGTTGCCCATCGCGGCAAGCTGAAAATCTTCTTTGGTGCCAACGCCGGTGTCGGCAAAACCTGGGCGATGCTGACCCAGGCGCACAGTCGCCAGCGCGAGGGTGCGGATGTGCTGGTGGGGCTGGTGGAAACGCACAAGCGCGAAGAAACCGCCGCCTTGCTGGGTGGCTTGAGCCTGCTGCCACGGCGAACGCTGACTTATCGCGATAAAGCCTTTGAAGAGTTTGATCTGGACGCCGCGCTGGCGCGCAAGCCGCAACTGATCCTGGTCGATGAACTGGCGCACAGCAATGTGGTGGGTAGCCGCCACCCGAAGCGCTGGCAGGATATTGAAGAACTCCTCGCTGCCGGGATTGACGTTTACACCACCGTGAACGTGCAGCATCTGGAAAGCCTGAACGATATCGTGGGCAGCCTCACAGGCGTGCGGGTGCGCGAAACCGTACCCGATCAGGTATTTGATGCGGCTGACGATATCGCCTTGGTCGATTTGCCACCGGATGAACTGCTCAAGCGCCTGCACGAAGGTAAGGTGTATCTGCCGGGTAACGTGGCGCGGGCGCGCGATTCGTTCTTTCGCAAAGGCAACCTGATTGCGCTGCGGGAACTGGCCTTGCGGCGCACGGCGGATCGGGTCGATGCCGAGTTGCGGCGTCATCCTGCAGCGGGCTCTGCGCCGGGCGAAACCCTGCTGGCGGCGATTGCACCGGGGCTTGCAGGTGAAACTTTGGTTCGCCACACCGCGCGGCTGGCTGGCCGGTTGAAAGTGAGCTGGTGCGCGGTAACGGTAGAAACCCCCACCCTGTTGCGCAGTAACACCAAGCTGGCCAGCGCGCGCCGCAATCTGGATCTGGCGGAAAGCCTGGGCGCCAAAACGGCCATGTTGCCCGGCCCGAACGTACCCGAAGCGCTGGCCGCTTATGCCAGCGATCACGACATGGGGACGGTGGTCATTGGCAAACCGCCGCGTCGTCTCAACATCCTCGAAAGCTACGCTGCCAAGCTCGCGCGCTTGTCGCCCAATCTCACGGTGCAAATTGTCGGCGTTGCCCCGGCGCCGGTCGAGCGCATTGATCCGTGGGCGGTGATCGGTCGCCGCTGGCAAGGCGCGGTATGGGCGCTGATTGGGTGCGGTATCAGCACGATCATTGCCGCCCAGTTGACCCAGGTGTTCGATCTGGCCAACGTCATCATGTTGTATCTGCTGTCGGTGTTATTGGTGTCGGTACGCTTTGGCCGCTTTGCCGGGGCGCTGTCGTCACTGTTGTCGGTGGCGGCGTTCGACTTCTTTTTTGTGCCACCGAAGATGTCGTTCACGGTGGCCGATACCCAATATTTGCTGACTTTCGGCATCATGCTCACCGTGGCACTGACGCTGAGTCAGATGTCGGCGCGGCTGCGCTTTCAGGCGGAAATTGCCACCCAACGCGAGCGGCGTACGGCTGCGTTGTATGAGCTGTCGCAAGCGCTGTCCGGCGCGCTCATGCGCGAACAAGTGGTGGAACTGGCATTGGCGCATCTGGCGCCACGTTTTCAGACCGATATCGGCCTGGCTTTGCCGGATATGGACGAACAACTGCATCAGGAAGGTGGCATGGCGCTCGATCTGGCCGTAGCCGACTGGGTCTATCGCCATGGTGAAGAGGCTGGGCAAGGTACTGGTACGCTCGCCGCCGCAACAGCGTTTTATCTGCCGCTGACGGCCCCGATGCGTGTACGCGGCGTGCTGGCGCTGATCCCCAAGGGCGATTGGCTGGGTGACCGCGAAGAAAAGCGTTTTTTGCAGACTTGCGCTGCGCAAATCGGCTTGGCGCTGGAACGTGTGCACTTTGTGGAAGTGGCGCAGAACGCGCTGGTGTCGATGGAAGGCGAGCGCTTGCGCAATCATCTGCTGTCGGCCATCTCGCATGATTTACGCACGCCGATCACCGTATTGCTGGGGCTGGCCAGCACGCTGTCCGAAAGCCCTTACGCTGCGCCGCCCGCCCGCGATATCGCGCATCAACTGGTCGGTGAAATCCGTCGCATGAACGATCTGGTGAACAACTTGCTGGATATGGCGCGCTTGCAGGCGGGTGAAGTACGCTTGCGCCAGGATTGGCAGGCGGTAGAAGAAGTAGTCGGCACCAGTCTGCGCTCGCTGGAATTGCGGCTGGTCGAGCACCCGGTGCAACTGGATATTCCGGCCGATCTACCGTTGGTGGAGTTCGACGCCGTTTTGATGGAGCGCGTGTTGGTCAATCTGGTGGATAACGCCATCAAATACACGCCGTTTGGTACGCCCATTACTATCGCCGCTCGCGCCGCGCCGCAAAAACTGATAATCACGGTGGCCGATACCGGTCCAGGTTTGCCGCCGGGGCGCGAGGAGATGATTTTCTCCAAGTTCACGCGCGGCCAGACTGAATCCGCGACGGCAGGCGTCGGTTTGGGACTGGCGTTATGCCGGGCAATTGTCGCGGCGCATGGTGGTACGATAACCGCCGCCAACGCGCAAGGTGGCGGGGCCGTATTCACCGTGGCATTGCCACGCCGCGCACCGCCTGCATTGCCCGACCCTGAAAATTTGCTACAAGACCCCATCGCATGA
- the kdpC gene encoding potassium-transporting ATPase subunit KdpC: MSTIIRPAITLFVVLTAITGLAYPLVVTGAAKAIFPDQAAGSLIEKNGKVVGSSLIGQSFSGPTYFWSRPSATGPQPNNGLASGGSNLGPTNPALKDAVKARIDTVRAAHPDQTGPVPTDLVTASASGLDPHISPAAAAYQVHRVAKARGLTDETVRQLVDANTARPQWGLFGESVVNVLQLNLALDDAGSKVKA; the protein is encoded by the coding sequence ATGAGCACCATCATCCGTCCAGCCATCACCCTCTTCGTGGTGCTGACAGCCATCACCGGCCTGGCCTATCCATTGGTCGTAACCGGTGCTGCCAAAGCCATCTTCCCGGATCAGGCCGCCGGCAGTCTGATCGAAAAGAACGGCAAAGTAGTCGGTTCCAGCCTCATCGGTCAAAGCTTCTCCGGCCCGACCTACTTCTGGAGTCGCCCGTCCGCCACCGGCCCGCAACCGAACAACGGCTTGGCTTCTGGCGGCAGCAATCTGGGTCCGACCAATCCGGCGTTGAAAGATGCAGTCAAAGCCCGCATCGATACCGTTCGTGCAGCACACCCTGATCAAACCGGCCCGGTGCCTACCGACTTGGTGACAGCATCGGCCAGCGGTCTGGACCCGCATATTTCGCCAGCGGCGGCGGCGTACCAAGTGCATCGCGTGGCCAAGGCACGTGGCTTGACTGATGAAACGGTGCGGCAACTGGTTGACGCCAACACCGCTCGCCCGCAGTGGGGTTTGTTTGGCGAGTCGGTAGTGAACGTGCTGCAACTGAACCTGGCGCTGGACGATGCAGGCAGTAAAGTGAAAGCATGA
- the kdpB gene encoding potassium-transporting ATPase subunit KdpB, whose product MSKTNTLTLFDRKLAVPAIYESFRKLSPVAQWRNPVMFVVWVGSVVTTILGIHALGGHGEAPAAFILAVAAWLWFTVLFANFAEALAEGRGKAQAAALRATRKNVVAKKLASAAREAKVSVIDSNSLRKDDWLLVEAGDIVPADGEVLDGVASVDESAITGESAPVIRESGGDFSAVTGGTRVLSDWLVVRVTANPGEAFLDRMIAMVEGAKRKKTPNEVALTILLVSLTLTFLVVCASLLPFSIYSVTAAGAGAPVSITVLIALLVCLIPTTIGGLLSAIGVAGMSRMMQANVIATSGRAVEAAGDVDVLLLDKTGTITLGNRQASSFIPAPGVTEQELADVAQLASLSDETPEGRSIVVLAKERFNLRGRELQDALFIPFTAQTRMSGVDLGVRHGKTDPAHAVALATDGSQVATSVTVAHDHVRQIRKGSADAVRKYILELGGDFPKAVNDSVDDVARRGATPLVVADGKKVVGVVELKDIVKGGIKERFAELRQMGIKTIMITGDNRLTAAAIAAEAGVDDFLAEARPEDKLALIREHQAAGRLVAMTGDGTNDAPALAQADVAVAMNSGTQAAKEAGNMVDLDSNPTKLIEIVEIGKQMLMTRGSLTTFSVANDVAKYFAIIPAAFAVTYPQLKALDVMHLNSPASAIMSAVIFNALVIVALIPLALKGVKYRALGAGPLLRRNLLVYGLGGLLVPFVGIKVIDLLLGVVGWV is encoded by the coding sequence ATGAGTAAAACCAATACCTTAACGCTGTTCGACCGCAAACTCGCGGTCCCGGCGATTTATGAGTCGTTCCGCAAACTGTCGCCGGTGGCGCAATGGCGTAATCCGGTGATGTTTGTGGTGTGGGTGGGCAGTGTAGTCACCACCATTCTCGGCATTCACGCGCTGGGTGGTCATGGCGAAGCACCGGCGGCATTCATTCTGGCGGTGGCGGCATGGCTGTGGTTTACCGTGCTGTTTGCCAACTTTGCCGAAGCCTTGGCCGAAGGGCGCGGCAAGGCGCAAGCCGCCGCGCTGCGGGCCACGCGTAAAAACGTGGTGGCCAAAAAACTGGCCAGCGCTGCACGTGAGGCCAAAGTCTCAGTTATCGATTCCAACTCGCTACGCAAAGATGACTGGTTACTGGTCGAGGCGGGCGATATCGTTCCGGCCGATGGCGAAGTGCTCGACGGCGTGGCTTCGGTGGATGAATCGGCCATTACCGGCGAATCCGCCCCGGTGATCCGCGAATCCGGCGGCGATTTCTCGGCGGTGACTGGCGGTACCCGTGTATTGTCGGACTGGCTGGTGGTGCGCGTTACCGCCAACCCGGGCGAGGCGTTTCTGGATCGCATGATTGCGATGGTGGAAGGCGCCAAGCGCAAAAAGACCCCGAACGAAGTGGCGCTGACCATTTTGCTGGTGTCGCTCACACTCACCTTCTTGGTGGTGTGTGCCTCGTTGTTGCCGTTCTCCATCTACAGCGTGACCGCCGCTGGAGCTGGTGCGCCGGTCAGCATTACGGTGTTGATTGCTCTGCTGGTGTGCCTGATCCCCACCACGATTGGCGGCTTGCTGTCGGCCATTGGTGTGGCCGGGATGAGCCGCATGATGCAGGCCAATGTCATCGCCACCTCTGGCCGCGCGGTCGAAGCAGCGGGTGACGTAGATGTGCTGCTGCTGGATAAAACCGGCACGATTACCCTCGGTAATCGTCAGGCCTCGTCGTTTATTCCTGCCCCGGGCGTGACCGAGCAAGAACTGGCTGACGTAGCGCAACTGGCCTCGTTGTCGGACGAAACCCCGGAAGGCCGCTCCATCGTCGTCCTGGCTAAAGAGCGCTTCAACCTGCGCGGCCGGGAGCTGCAAGACGCGTTGTTTATCCCGTTCACGGCACAAACCCGGATGTCTGGTGTAGATCTGGGTGTGCGCCACGGCAAGACCGATCCGGCACACGCTGTGGCTTTGGCCACGGATGGTAGTCAAGTTGCGACTTCGGTGACGGTGGCCCATGACCATGTGCGCCAGATTCGCAAAGGTTCGGCCGATGCGGTACGCAAATACATTCTGGAACTGGGAGGTGATTTCCCCAAAGCCGTGAATGACAGCGTCGATGATGTCGCCCGCCGTGGTGCCACGCCACTGGTAGTGGCCGATGGCAAAAAAGTCGTGGGCGTGGTTGAGCTCAAAGATATCGTCAAAGGCGGCATCAAAGAGCGTTTTGCCGAACTGCGGCAGATGGGCATCAAGACCATCATGATCACCGGCGACAACCGGCTGACTGCCGCAGCCATCGCGGCGGAAGCGGGTGTGGATGACTTCCTGGCAGAAGCCCGCCCGGAAGACAAACTGGCGCTGATCCGCGAACACCAGGCCGCAGGCCGGTTGGTGGCCATGACCGGTGACGGTACCAATGACGCACCAGCGCTGGCCCAAGCCGACGTAGCCGTAGCCATGAACTCCGGGACGCAAGCGGCCAAAGAGGCCGGCAACATGGTCGATCTGGACAGCAACCCGACCAAGCTGATCGAGATTGTCGAGATCGGCAAACAGATGCTGATGACGCGCGGTTCGCTTACCACCTTCAGCGTGGCGAATGATGTGGCCAAGTACTTTGCGATTATCCCGGCGGCGTTTGCGGTGACGTATCCACAGCTCAAAGCGCTGGACGTGATGCATCTGAACAGCCCGGCTTCGGCGATTATGTCGGCGGTGATTTTTAACGCACTGGTGATTGTGGCGCTGATTCCGCTGGCGCTCAAAGGCGTGAAATATCGGGCGCTGGGGGCGGGCCCACTACTGCGGCGCAATCTGCTGGTGTATGGCTTGGGTGGGTTGTTGGTGCCGTTTGTGGGGATCAAGGTGATTGATTTGTTGTTGGGGGTGGTGGGGTGGGTTTGA
- the kdpA gene encoding potassium-transporting ATPase subunit KdpA, which produces MNSSPVFQTVLYLVVLFALAWPLSRFLATALDGSLSQRFAWLGRSERALCRVIGANPDEDMPWWRYALALIVFHLIGGLFVYAQQRLQGSLPLNPANMGAVSPDSSFNTAVSFLTNTNWQGYSGESTMSYLTQMLSLATHNFMSAATGMAVAIAFIRGFVRRKAGGVGNAWLDLYRSTAYILLPISLVFAVFLVGQGVIQNFDGYKDAKLTEAVAYQIPKTGADGQPVKDAKGNPVMVDAKTDVQTLPMGPVASQEAIKMLGTNGGGFFNANSAHPYENPTPLSNFAQMLSIFLIPAALVFMFGRWVGDTRQGLTLLGAMTLLFVAMVGVEYWAEITANPLLTHLGMDGSVGNMEGKESRFGIVASALFTVITTAASCGAVNTMHDSLMPMGGLVPMWLIKLGEVVFGGVGAGLYGMLIYAILAVFLSGLMIGRTPEYLGKKIEAFEMKMVAVAILATPCLILGGTALSVMLDVGKASMANPGAHGFSEVLYAFASAANNNGSAFGGLNANTPYYNTMLAIAMWFGRFTVIIPVLAIAGKLASKPRLAVTSGTLPTHGPLFVALLVGTVVIVGALTYIPALALGPVIEHLQLFGH; this is translated from the coding sequence ATGAACTCCTCTCCCGTGTTTCAGACCGTGCTGTATCTGGTGGTGTTGTTTGCGCTGGCATGGCCGTTGAGCCGTTTCCTGGCGACGGCGCTGGATGGCAGCTTGTCGCAACGCTTTGCCTGGTTGGGCCGCTCCGAGCGTGCCTTGTGCCGCGTTATTGGCGCCAATCCGGATGAAGACATGCCGTGGTGGCGTTATGCGCTGGCGCTGATCGTTTTTCATCTGATTGGTGGCTTGTTTGTCTACGCCCAGCAGCGACTGCAAGGCAGCTTGCCGTTGAACCCGGCCAATATGGGTGCGGTTAGCCCGGACTCATCGTTCAACACGGCGGTCTCGTTCCTGACCAATACCAACTGGCAGGGCTACAGCGGTGAATCCACCATGAGTTATCTGACTCAGATGCTCTCGCTGGCCACGCATAACTTCATGTCGGCGGCGACCGGTATGGCGGTGGCGATTGCGTTTATCCGTGGCTTTGTGCGCCGTAAAGCGGGTGGTGTGGGTAACGCATGGCTGGATCTCTATCGCTCCACCGCTTATATCTTGCTGCCCATCTCCCTGGTGTTTGCCGTGTTCCTGGTGGGGCAGGGCGTGATTCAGAATTTTGATGGTTACAAGGATGCGAAGCTGACCGAAGCGGTCGCGTATCAAATCCCCAAGACCGGCGCTGATGGTCAGCCAGTGAAAGATGCCAAGGGCAACCCGGTGATGGTCGATGCCAAAACCGACGTGCAGACCCTGCCGATGGGGCCGGTGGCTTCGCAAGAAGCGATCAAGATGCTGGGGACCAACGGTGGAGGCTTCTTTAACGCCAACTCGGCCCATCCATACGAGAACCCGACGCCGCTATCCAACTTTGCGCAGATGCTCAGCATCTTTTTGATCCCGGCGGCGCTGGTGTTCATGTTTGGCCGCTGGGTCGGCGATACCCGCCAGGGGCTGACTTTGCTGGGTGCCATGACGTTGCTGTTTGTGGCCATGGTGGGCGTTGAATACTGGGCAGAAATCACCGCCAATCCGCTCCTCACGCATCTGGGCATGGATGGCAGCGTGGGCAATATGGAAGGCAAGGAATCGCGCTTCGGGATTGTTGCCTCGGCGTTGTTTACGGTGATTACCACGGCCGCCTCCTGCGGTGCGGTCAACACCATGCATGACTCGCTGATGCCAATGGGCGGTCTGGTGCCAATGTGGCTGATCAAACTGGGCGAAGTGGTGTTTGGCGGCGTGGGCGCTGGTCTGTACGGCATGCTTATTTACGCCATCCTGGCGGTGTTCCTGTCGGGCCTGATGATTGGCCGCACCCCGGAGTATCTGGGCAAGAAGATCGAAGCGTTCGAGATGAAGATGGTGGCCGTCGCCATTCTGGCAACGCCGTGTCTGATTCTGGGCGGGACGGCGTTATCGGTGATGCTGGATGTGGGTAAAGCCAGCATGGCTAACCCTGGGGCGCATGGTTTCTCGGAGGTGCTGTACGCGTTTGCTTCGGCGGCCAACAACAACGGCTCGGCATTCGGTGGGCTCAACGCCAATACGCCGTACTACAACACCATGCTGGCGATTGCCATGTGGTTTGGCCGCTTCACCGTGATCATTCCGGTGCTGGCCATTGCCGGCAAGCTGGCTTCCAAGCCGCGGCTGGCGGTGACTTCCGGCACCTTGCCTACGCACGGCCCGCTGTTTGTGGCGCTGCTGGTCGGTACGGTGGTGATTGTGGGGGCGCTGACGTACATCCCGGCGCTGGCATTGGGGCCGGTGATTGAACATCTGCAATTGTTCGGTCATTGA
- a CDS encoding potassium-transporting ATPase subunit F translates to MNWLYLMATVVFVLLLVYLVYALFNAEDVA, encoded by the coding sequence ATGAACTGGCTGTATTTAATGGCAACGGTAGTGTTCGTGCTACTGCTGGTCTATCTCGTTTATGCGCTGTTTAACGCGGAGGACGTGGCATGA
- a CDS encoding gamma carbonic anhydrase family protein codes for MAVENFESYEPLVPSTAWVHQSAQVIGEVTLGQNASVWPGAVVRGDVNFIRIGDDSNVQDCSVLHTTHRRPEDPEGAPLIIGDRVTIGHGVMLHGCTIGNECLIGMGSIVLDRVVVQDHVMLGAGSLVPPGKVLESGYLYVGRPAKQVRPLTAQEIAHFAYSAQHYVKLMRKYHLRDLSTVRDKEHG; via the coding sequence ATGGCAGTCGAAAATTTTGAGTCTTATGAGCCGCTGGTTCCGTCGACAGCGTGGGTACATCAGTCCGCACAGGTGATCGGCGAGGTCACGCTAGGCCAGAACGCATCCGTATGGCCGGGCGCGGTGGTGCGTGGCGACGTGAACTTTATCCGCATTGGCGACGATAGTAACGTGCAGGATTGCAGTGTGCTGCATACCACCCACCGCCGCCCGGAAGACCCGGAGGGCGCGCCCTTGATCATTGGCGATCGCGTGACTATTGGCCATGGCGTAATGCTGCATGGCTGTACGATCGGCAACGAATGTTTGATCGGGATGGGATCAATTGTGCTGGATCGCGTAGTGGTGCAAGACCACGTCATGCTCGGCGCCGGCTCATTGGTGCCACCAGGCAAAGTGCTGGAGTCAGGCTATCTATATGTAGGCCGCCCCGCCAAACAGGTGCGACCACTGACTGCGCAGGAGATCGCCCACTTTGCGTACTCGGCGCAGCACTATGTGAAGCTGATGCGTAAATATCATCTGCGGGATTTGAGTACGGTGCGGGATAAGGAACACGGCTAG